The following are from one region of the Alkalimarinus sediminis genome:
- a CDS encoding SpoIIE family protein phosphatase encodes MSLTTRMVLWVTFSVIAIFTAASIYDYALTRALLDEQLRQRTELEVSASETQLSDTLARLQHQADLTSALIGEITPTQNKLEAMIKTSMQQYPDAYGMAIVAESKRSKQNQPFASYFYRAPAGLRFVDLSDETYNLHQQEWYLQAAQTGQSGWTEPYVDVGGGNVLMTTYLAPIKTEQSLTLVTIDLAVSSIQNMLANIEDGKHGMSIYAITPGGHIISGHDETLMLRQLEEIEKHKDQLPEWYEDLLTEIKQRKSGSFSDFCPRMQESCWISYAPLADTQWTLLVSYSQANLKSQLITYSQHRLLLMLLGIALLAVVIWMITRRQIMPLRELDKATLAFAEGKLDYKLPKAPRNDEIGSLTQRFGQMQVSLKDHIDKLKHETQQRERINSELNTASQIQQSLLPLENSINDSKSGLELSAYLEPARAVGGDLYYYEIQDSYDIHNSQQLSFVIGDVSDKGVAAAIFMARVVTAIRAIAEHTQDPAQILSDLNHQLVDDNEACMFVTLLSGTLNLRTGVLQLASAGHPMPLLIDSNQQVTQIEQLNGPAIGLYEYIYESVNTVLKPNSYLFAYTDGLDEAANDRMELYGDDRILSTVAEAAPSNANDLINTVVNSVSQFVGDAEAADDLTLLAIHWSGDKDLQMDHLPLNNSQVNNMISITSSTEELEKINAYLSKYISHHDLPEHLLLTSQLVAEELIANTIHYGYDDKTGMPISLHLSHNEKEMTLLFVDQAKAFNPLEQGEARLGLPADDEPVGGLGIHLVKEMSNSCEYRYIAGENQFSLTLLIEN; translated from the coding sequence ATGAGTTTAACAACACGGATGGTACTCTGGGTCACCTTTAGTGTGATCGCTATTTTTACTGCCGCCAGCATCTACGACTACGCCCTGACTCGCGCACTGCTTGACGAACAACTCCGTCAGCGAACAGAGTTAGAGGTAAGTGCAAGTGAAACCCAGCTGTCAGACACACTGGCACGCCTGCAACACCAAGCCGATCTAACCTCTGCCCTGATTGGGGAGATAACCCCCACGCAAAATAAGCTAGAGGCGATGATCAAAACCTCTATGCAGCAATATCCAGATGCCTATGGTATGGCCATTGTTGCTGAGTCTAAACGTTCAAAGCAGAACCAACCGTTTGCCTCTTATTTTTATCGCGCACCAGCGGGGTTAAGGTTTGTCGACTTATCGGACGAGACCTATAACCTTCATCAACAAGAGTGGTATCTACAGGCGGCTCAAACCGGCCAGTCAGGTTGGACTGAACCCTATGTTGACGTTGGCGGCGGTAATGTATTGATGACTACCTATTTAGCCCCCATCAAAACCGAACAAAGCCTTACATTAGTCACTATTGATCTCGCAGTCTCTAGCATTCAGAACATGTTGGCTAATATTGAAGATGGCAAACACGGCATGTCGATCTATGCCATTACCCCCGGCGGACATATCATTAGCGGCCACGATGAGACACTTATGCTGAGGCAACTTGAGGAGATCGAAAAACACAAAGATCAACTCCCTGAGTGGTACGAAGACCTGCTAACAGAGATAAAACAACGAAAGTCAGGCAGTTTTTCAGATTTCTGTCCGAGAATGCAGGAGAGTTGTTGGATTAGCTATGCACCATTAGCCGACACTCAATGGACTCTGCTAGTCAGCTATTCACAAGCTAACCTTAAAAGCCAACTGATTACCTATAGCCAACATCGGCTACTACTGATGCTATTGGGTATTGCGCTGTTGGCTGTAGTGATATGGATGATTACTCGCCGCCAGATTATGCCACTGCGAGAGCTTGATAAAGCAACCCTTGCCTTTGCAGAGGGCAAGCTCGATTACAAGCTACCAAAAGCCCCTCGTAATGATGAAATCGGCTCACTGACTCAACGCTTTGGGCAGATGCAAGTCAGCCTGAAAGATCATATCGATAAACTAAAGCATGAAACCCAGCAACGGGAGCGGATTAATAGTGAGCTGAATACCGCAAGCCAAATTCAGCAGAGCCTGCTGCCATTAGAGAACTCAATTAATGACAGCAAAAGCGGCCTTGAGTTATCCGCATACCTTGAGCCTGCTCGAGCAGTCGGCGGAGACCTCTACTATTATGAGATTCAAGACAGCTATGATATTCACAACAGCCAACAACTGAGCTTCGTAATTGGCGATGTATCTGATAAAGGTGTCGCTGCGGCTATATTTATGGCACGGGTGGTGACGGCGATTAGAGCCATAGCAGAACACACTCAAGACCCCGCACAGATATTATCTGACCTCAATCATCAACTGGTCGACGATAATGAAGCCTGTATGTTTGTTACCCTGCTGTCAGGCACACTTAATCTGAGAACCGGCGTACTACAGTTGGCAAGTGCAGGTCACCCTATGCCGCTGCTGATTGATTCCAACCAACAAGTCACGCAAATAGAACAGTTAAATGGGCCCGCAATAGGCCTTTACGAATACATCTATGAGTCCGTCAACACGGTACTCAAGCCGAATAGCTATCTATTTGCTTATACCGACGGTCTTGATGAAGCCGCTAACGATCGTATGGAGCTATACGGAGACGACCGAATACTCAGTACGGTCGCAGAAGCAGCACCATCGAACGCAAATGACTTGATCAATACCGTCGTCAATAGTGTCAGTCAGTTTGTGGGTGACGCAGAAGCGGCAGATGACTTAACCCTATTAGCCATTCATTGGTCAGGCGATAAAGATCTGCAGATGGACCATTTACCGCTTAATAACTCGCAGGTAAATAACATGATCTCGATAACTAGCTCAACTGAAGAGCTCGAAAAGATTAATGCTTACCTTAGTAAGTATATTTCGCACCATGATTTACCCGAGCATTTACTGCTAACATCACAGTTAGTGGCGGAAGAACTCATAGCGAATACCATACATTATGGCTATGATGATAAAACAGGCATGCCTATTTCGTTACACCTAAGTCATAACGAAAAAGAGATGACACTGCTATTTGTTGATCAAGCTAAAGCCTTCAACCCCCTTGAACAAGGCGAGGCGCGTTTAGGTCTACCAGCGGATGATGAGCCAGTCGGCGGCCTGGGTATACACTTGGTCAAAGAGATGTCTAACAGCTGCGAGTATCGTTATATTGCTGGAGAGAATCAATTCAGCCTAACGCTGCTTATCGAAAACTAA
- a CDS encoding DUF411 domain-containing protein — protein MNARLTKFVLSALILLMGTGLFSQTYADATPQSALQQATSNEMVVYKSASCGCCGDWVEHMEENGFKLKVHDTNDLNSIKQKAGLNPKLASCHTAFIDGYVIEGHVPANDVKRLLAEKPEIRGLTVPGMPAGANVPGMEVSDKNAEFEVLGFKEDGTVQRWNHYQ, from the coding sequence ATGAATGCTCGACTTACAAAATTCGTACTATCCGCTTTAATCTTGTTAATGGGCACAGGGCTCTTTTCGCAAACCTATGCAGACGCTACACCCCAGTCAGCATTGCAACAAGCAACATCAAATGAAATGGTTGTTTATAAGTCTGCCAGTTGTGGCTGTTGCGGGGACTGGGTAGAACACATGGAAGAGAATGGGTTCAAACTAAAAGTACACGACACTAACGATCTCAACAGCATTAAACAAAAAGCGGGGCTCAATCCAAAACTGGCCTCTTGCCATACAGCATTTATTGACGGCTATGTCATTGAAGGGCATGTACCGGCGAATGATGTAAAACGTCTGCTCGCAGAAAAGCCTGAGATTAGAGGCCTGACCGTTCCTGGTATGCCTGCAGGTGCTAACGTACCAGGCATGGAAGTGTCAGATAAAAATGCCGAGTTTGAGGTGCTAGGCTTTAAAGAAGATGGAACCGTACAGCGTTGGAATCACTATCAATAA
- a CDS encoding heavy metal translocating P-type ATPase, with protein sequence MPKDESIRLAITGAKCAGCVKKIETALQSVDGIATAEMNFAERTAEVSGLASSSELIAAIEKAGFGATVIEDEEKAQQEREAADLAHYKKLMTHMTVSLGVGVILMVYGLLGGSMTVESTGERVVWFLVGVLTLWILYYAGGHFFTGAWRSFKNHSANMDTLIALGTGAAWSYSMYVVLLPSTLPIEARHIYFEAAAMIIGLINLGTALEVRARGKTSQAIKRLLGLQPKTARIIRAGEEQDIPIASVQLGDKIRVRPGEKIPVDGRVIEGSSLVDESMLTGEPVPVAKAAGDNIAAGTLNGSGSLTFEATRVGHQTALAQIIVQVKKAQNTKPAIGRLADTISAIFVPSVMIIAVIAALAWYNLGPDPKIAYMLVATMTVLIIACPCALGLATPMAVMVGVGKAAQFGVLIRKGEALQTAGKLDTIVLDKTGTITQGRPSLVKQFTVEGVDKNHTLMLAASLEQASEHPLAMAVINEAKQNNLSLIECLDFHAESGQGISGSIAGQTVLIGNQRWMETNRIDASHLIALATEWSLQAITPLFMAIDGQAVSLIGVSDPIKEDSKEAIQRLKSKGLKVIMLTGDKEATARAIAQQVGIDTVIADVLPTAKGDAISNLQQQGAVIGMVGDGINDAAALALADVGFAIGTGTDVAIESADITLMRGSLHSVADAIEVSNATVRNIKQNLFGAFIYNALGIPVAAGLLYPFIGILLNPMVAGAAMSLSSFTVVSNANRLRFFKPSQTAVSSSTSSTGAS encoded by the coding sequence ATGCCTAAAGATGAGAGTATAAGGCTAGCGATTACCGGCGCTAAATGCGCTGGCTGCGTAAAGAAAATAGAAACAGCACTGCAATCGGTTGATGGCATCGCAACGGCTGAAATGAACTTTGCCGAGCGAACCGCTGAGGTTTCAGGTTTGGCCTCCTCATCTGAGCTTATCGCTGCGATTGAAAAGGCGGGGTTCGGTGCCACCGTTATTGAAGATGAAGAGAAGGCGCAGCAAGAACGAGAAGCGGCTGATCTGGCGCATTATAAAAAGCTAATGACCCATATGACGGTTTCACTGGGCGTAGGCGTTATTCTTATGGTCTATGGTTTGCTGGGTGGCTCCATGACGGTTGAGTCTACCGGCGAGCGGGTTGTCTGGTTTCTGGTGGGTGTTTTAACCTTATGGATACTCTACTACGCCGGTGGCCACTTTTTTACCGGTGCTTGGCGCTCTTTTAAGAATCACAGTGCCAATATGGACACCCTTATTGCGCTCGGCACTGGTGCAGCGTGGAGTTACTCCATGTATGTGGTACTGCTCCCTTCCACCTTGCCAATAGAAGCTCGACATATCTATTTTGAAGCCGCCGCCATGATTATCGGCCTGATTAACTTGGGCACCGCACTTGAAGTGAGAGCAAGAGGAAAAACCTCTCAAGCTATTAAACGGCTACTAGGGTTACAGCCTAAAACTGCGCGCATTATTCGAGCAGGTGAAGAGCAGGATATCCCCATTGCCAGTGTTCAGCTAGGCGATAAGATTCGAGTACGGCCGGGAGAAAAAATCCCCGTTGATGGGCGTGTTATCGAAGGTAGTAGCCTGGTTGATGAATCTATGCTCACCGGGGAGCCCGTCCCCGTCGCAAAAGCCGCCGGTGATAACATCGCCGCAGGTACACTCAACGGTTCAGGGTCGCTAACATTTGAAGCCACTCGAGTAGGCCATCAAACCGCACTGGCGCAGATTATTGTGCAAGTTAAAAAAGCGCAGAACACCAAACCCGCCATTGGTCGTTTAGCCGATACTATTTCGGCAATATTTGTACCCAGCGTCATGATCATTGCCGTGATCGCTGCGCTGGCATGGTACAACCTGGGTCCAGACCCGAAAATTGCCTACATGCTCGTTGCCACTATGACCGTTCTTATCATTGCCTGCCCTTGTGCACTTGGGTTAGCAACCCCCATGGCGGTGATGGTCGGCGTCGGTAAAGCGGCTCAGTTTGGGGTCTTAATCCGTAAAGGCGAAGCACTACAGACTGCAGGAAAGCTCGACACCATTGTGCTAGATAAAACCGGCACGATAACACAGGGAAGGCCCAGCCTAGTCAAACAGTTCACGGTAGAGGGCGTCGATAAAAACCATACCCTTATGTTAGCCGCAAGCCTTGAGCAAGCCTCCGAGCACCCATTGGCCATGGCGGTTATCAATGAAGCCAAGCAAAACAACCTCTCCTTGATCGAATGTCTCGATTTTCATGCTGAAAGCGGACAAGGCATCAGCGGAAGCATTGCAGGTCAGACTGTACTGATTGGTAATCAGCGTTGGATGGAGACCAACCGTATTGATGCCTCTCATTTAATAGCACTGGCAACCGAATGGTCATTACAAGCTATCACGCCCCTTTTTATGGCGATAGATGGTCAAGCGGTGAGTTTGATAGGGGTTTCAGACCCAATTAAAGAAGACTCTAAAGAGGCTATTCAGCGACTAAAGTCAAAGGGCCTTAAAGTGATTATGCTCACTGGGGATAAAGAGGCAACTGCACGCGCCATTGCGCAACAAGTTGGTATCGATACCGTCATTGCCGATGTTCTGCCAACAGCCAAAGGGGATGCCATCAGCAACCTGCAACAGCAAGGGGCTGTTATCGGGATGGTCGGGGACGGTATCAATGATGCCGCCGCACTTGCCTTGGCTGACGTAGGATTTGCGATCGGCACAGGTACTGATGTTGCTATCGAAAGCGCTGATATTACGTTAATGCGCGGATCACTCCATAGCGTGGCAGATGCCATTGAAGTCTCCAACGCGACGGTGCGTAACATCAAACAAAACCTGTTTGGTGCGTTTATCTATAATGCTCTCGGCATACCCGTTGCAGCAGGTCTACTCTACCCGTTTATTGGCATACTACTTAACCCCATGGTAGCGGGCGCCGCTATGTCGCTGTCATCTTTTACAGTCGTCAGTAATGCCAACCGACTCAGGTTCTTTAAGCCATCTCAAACGGCCGTCTCGTCCTCTACTTCATCAACAGGAGCCAGCTAA